From Mya arenaria isolate MELC-2E11 chromosome 1, ASM2691426v1, a single genomic window includes:
- the LOC128235454 gene encoding dihydrofolate reductase-like: MSTPKLNLVVAACNNNGIGINGKLPWNLRKDMDFFKAITMKTSSPDKQNAVIMGRRTWQSIPEKFRPLRNRINIILSREMKDVPEGVFLARSLPEAISLITGTELVDRVEDVHVIGGSSVYKESMTGPYPCRLYLTRVLADFDCDTFLPEIDSSAFSKIPNPENVSTDLQGENGIKFRFEVYEKV, encoded by the exons ATGTCAACACCAAAATTAAATCTAGTCGTTGCTGCATGCAACAACAATGGCATCGGCATCAATGGAAAGCTACCATGGAACTTAAg GAAAGACATGGATTTCTTCAAGGCGatcacaatgaaaacatccagtCCTG ACAAGCAGAATGCAGTTATAATGGGTCGACGAACATGGCAGTCCATTCCAGAGAAGTTTCGCCCACTCAGAAATCGTATCAATATCATCTTGAGTAGGGAGATGAA AGATGTGCCAGAGGGTGTTTTCTTGGCAAGGAGCCTCCCAGAGGCCATATCTCTCATCACTGGAACAGAACTGGTGGACAGAGTGGAAGATGTTCATGTGATAGGGGGCAGCTCTGTATACAAG GAGTCAATGACGGGCCCATATCCTTGCCGGCTGTATCTGACGAGAGTGTTGGCAGACTTTGACTGTGATACCTTCCTACCTGAGATTGACAGTTCAGCGTTCTCTAAAATACCCAA TCCAGAGAATGTATCAACAGATCTACAAGGGGAAAATGGAATCAAGTTCAGATTTGAAGTGTATGAGAAAGTATGA